In Banduia mediterranea, the following are encoded in one genomic region:
- a CDS encoding ParA family protein encodes MRRVVFNQKGGVGKTTIVCNLAAVSAARGLRTLVIDLDVQCNTTRYLLGAGPFQPSKNIADFFDGTLNFSLSSPPFESYATETPFENLDLIAGSPELEHLQVKLEAKQKVHKLRQALAKVRGYDHIFIDTPPGLNFYSRSALIAADRVLVPFDCDEFAKRALYTLIENLEEIRADHNEELELEGVIVNQFQPRAKLPARMIEELRSEDLSVLEPFLSSSVRIRESHEQSKPMIFFDPSHKLTREYEALFDALEHG; translated from the coding sequence ATGAGACGTGTGGTATTCAATCAGAAGGGCGGTGTCGGCAAGACCACGATCGTCTGCAATCTCGCCGCCGTATCGGCGGCGCGCGGTCTGCGTACGCTGGTGATCGACCTCGACGTGCAATGCAACACCACGCGCTACCTGCTCGGCGCCGGGCCCTTCCAGCCTTCGAAGAACATCGCCGACTTCTTTGATGGAACGCTCAATTTCAGCCTGTCCAGCCCGCCGTTCGAAAGCTACGCGACGGAAACGCCGTTCGAAAATCTCGACCTGATCGCCGGCAGTCCGGAACTGGAGCATCTGCAGGTCAAGCTCGAAGCCAAGCAGAAGGTGCACAAGCTGCGTCAGGCGCTGGCGAAAGTGCGCGGTTACGATCACATCTTCATCGACACGCCGCCGGGGCTGAACTTCTACAGTCGCTCGGCCCTGATCGCGGCCGACCGTGTGCTGGTGCCCTTCGATTGCGACGAGTTCGCCAAACGCGCGCTCTACACGCTGATCGAGAACCTCGAAGAGATCCGCGCCGACCACAACGAAGAACTGGAGCTCGAAGGCGTCATCGTCAATCAGTTCCAGCCGCGTGCCAAGTTGCCGGCCCGAATGATTGAGGAATTGCGCAGCGAAGACCTCAGCGTGCTGGAACCGTTCCTGTCGAGTTCGGTACGCATCCGTGAATCGCACGAGCAGTCGAAGCCAATGATTTTCTTCGATCCTTCACACAAGCTGACGCGAGAGTACGAGGCGCTGTTCGATGCGCTTGAGCATGGTTGA
- a CDS encoding acyl-CoA dehydrogenase C-terminal domain-containing protein, producing MANYSAPLRDMQFVLHELLGVEEILKSMPPHADMDGDTINAILEEGGKFCTDVLLPLNQVGDQEGCTYEGDGVVKTPTGFKEAYAQYVEAGWPALACDPEYGGQGLPIVVNNAIYEMLNSSNQAWTMYPGLSHGAYECLHEHGTPEQKKTYLAKLVSGEWTGTMCLTESHCGTDLGMLRSKAEPNGDGSYAISGTKIFISSGEHDMAENIVHLVLARLPDAPGGTKGISLFIVPKFLPTEAGEPGERNTVKCGSLEHKMGIHGNATCVINLDGARGWLVGQENRGLQAMFVMMNAARLGVGMQSLGLAEIACQNSISYAKDRLQMRALSGPKAPDKAADPIIVHPDVRRMLLTQKAYTEGARAFSYWIALEIDKALSHPDEAVRKDAADMVALLTPIIKAFITDNTFESTNLGMQVFGGHGFIAEWGMEQFVRDARINMIYEGTNTIQSLDLLGRKVLTDMGAKLMSFGQLIQAFAAGNQDKPEMAEFLAPLADIGDKVNKLTGEIGQKAMKNPEEVGAAAVPYLRVVGHMVYSYFWARMARIALDHQDGADAGFYKAKLATARFYFAKLLPETAYQIRAARAGADSLMALDAELF from the coding sequence ATGGCCAATTACAGTGCGCCGCTGCGCGACATGCAGTTCGTGCTTCATGAGTTGCTGGGCGTCGAAGAAATCCTCAAGTCCATGCCGCCGCATGCGGACATGGATGGCGACACGATCAACGCGATCCTTGAGGAAGGCGGCAAGTTCTGCACCGACGTGCTGCTGCCGCTGAATCAGGTCGGCGATCAGGAAGGCTGCACCTACGAGGGTGACGGCGTGGTCAAGACGCCGACCGGTTTCAAGGAAGCCTACGCCCAGTACGTCGAGGCCGGCTGGCCGGCTCTGGCCTGCGATCCGGAATACGGCGGTCAGGGCCTGCCGATCGTGGTCAACAACGCCATCTACGAAATGCTCAATTCGAGCAATCAGGCCTGGACCATGTATCCCGGCCTGTCGCATGGCGCCTACGAATGCCTCCACGAGCACGGCACGCCGGAACAGAAGAAAACCTATCTGGCCAAGCTGGTTTCGGGCGAATGGACCGGCACGATGTGCCTGACCGAGTCGCATTGCGGTACCGACCTGGGCATGCTGCGCAGCAAGGCCGAGCCCAATGGCGACGGCAGCTACGCGATCTCGGGCACCAAGATCTTCATCTCCTCCGGCGAGCACGACATGGCGGAGAACATCGTCCATCTGGTGCTGGCGCGCCTTCCGGATGCGCCGGGTGGCACCAAGGGCATCTCGCTGTTCATCGTGCCCAAGTTCCTGCCGACCGAAGCCGGTGAGCCGGGTGAGCGCAATACCGTCAAATGTGGTTCGCTCGAACACAAGATGGGCATACACGGCAATGCCACCTGCGTGATCAATCTCGACGGAGCCAGGGGCTGGCTGGTGGGCCAGGAGAACCGTGGCCTGCAGGCGATGTTCGTGATGATGAACGCCGCCCGCCTGGGTGTCGGAATGCAGTCCCTGGGTCTGGCCGAGATCGCCTGCCAGAACTCGATCAGCTACGCCAAGGACCGCCTGCAGATGCGCGCGCTGTCCGGGCCCAAGGCGCCGGACAAGGCCGCCGACCCGATCATCGTGCATCCCGATGTGCGCCGCATGCTGCTGACGCAGAAGGCCTATACCGAAGGCGCGCGCGCGTTCAGCTATTGGATCGCTCTGGAAATCGACAAGGCGCTGTCGCATCCCGATGAGGCCGTGCGCAAGGACGCCGCCGACATGGTGGCGCTGCTCACGCCGATCATCAAGGCCTTCATCACCGATAACACCTTCGAGAGCACCAATCTCGGCATGCAGGTGTTCGGCGGGCACGGCTTCATCGCCGAATGGGGCATGGAGCAGTTCGTGCGCGATGCCCGCATCAACATGATCTACGAAGGCACCAACACGATTCAGTCGCTGGACCTGCTGGGCCGCAAGGTGCTGACCGACATGGGCGCCAAGCTGATGAGTTTCGGACAGCTGATCCAGGCCTTCGCCGCGGGAAACCAGGACAAGCCGGAAATGGCCGAGTTCCTCGCGCCGCTCGCGGATATCGGCGACAAGGTCAACAAGCTCACCGGCGAGATCGGACAGAAAGCGATGAAGAATCCCGAAGAAGTGGGCGCGGCGGCCGTGCCGTACCTGCGCGTGGTCGGTCACATGGTCTACTCGTACTTCTGGGCGCGCATGGCCCGCATCGCCCTGGACCACCAGGACGGTGCGGACGCCGGCTTCTACAAGGCCAAGCTGGCCACGGCGCGTTTCTACTTCGCCAAGCTGTTGCCGGAAACGGCCTACCAGATCCGCGCGGCACGTGCCGGAGCCGATTCGCTGATGGCGCTGGATGCCGAGCTGTTCTGA